One Mauremys reevesii isolate NIE-2019 linkage group 5, ASM1616193v1, whole genome shotgun sequence genomic window carries:
- the SETD7 gene encoding histone-lysine N-methyltransferase SETD7, whose amino-acid sequence MDSDEDTLEETVEGLLDDDGLPHGFCTVTYSSTDRFEGNFVHGEKNGRGKFFFFDGSTLEGYYVDDALQGQGLYTYEDGGVLHGTHVDGELNGPAQEYDIDGRLIFKGQYKDNIRHSVCWIYYPDGGSLVGEVNEEGEMTGEKIAYVYPDEKTAYYGRFIDGEMIEAKLATLTSVEEGKPHFELVPGSPVYSFDKSTSSCISTNALLPDPYESERVYVDVSLISNAGEGLFSKIAAGSRTVMSFYNGVRITHQEVDSRDWALNENTIALDDETVIDVPEPYNHATKYCASLGHKANHSFTPNCIYDPFVHPRFGPVKCIRTIRAVEKDEELTVAYGYDHNPIGQNGPEAPEWYQVELKAFQAAQQK is encoded by the exons ATGGACAGCGATGAGGACACGCTGGAGGAGACCGTGGAAG GGCTTCTGGATGATGATGGGTTGCCACATGGGTTCTGTACAGTCACCTATTCGTCCACAGACAGATTTGAGGGAAACTTCGTGCATGGAGAAAAGAATGGCCGTGGCAAGTTCTTCTTTTTTGATGGAAG CACGCTGGAAGGGTATTATGTCGATGATGCTCTCCAAGGCCAGGGACTCTACACATACGAGGATGGAGGGGTTCTTCATGGCACACATGTGGATGGAGAACTTAATGGACCTGCCCAGGAATATGACATTGATGGACGACTGATATTCAAAGGGCAGTACAAAGATAATATTCGACATAGCGTGTGTTGGATATATTACCCG GATGGAGGCAGCCTTGTAGGAGAAGTGAATGAAGAAGGGGAGATGACAGGGGAAAAAATAGCCTATGTGTATCCTGATGAGAAGACCGCATATTATGGAAGGTTCATAGATGGAGAAATGATAGAAGCAAAACTGGCAACTCTTACATCTGTAGAGGAGGGAAAGCCACACTTTGAACTGGTACCAGGCA gCCCAGTATACAGTTTTGATAAATCTACTTCATCTTGCATTTCTACAAATGCACTTCTTCCTGATCCTTACGAGTCAGAGAG GGTATATGTTGATGTATCTCTCATTTCCAATGCTGGCGAAGGATTATTTTCTAAAATAGCAGCAGGATCGCGCACGGTTATGTCCTTTTACAATGGAGTGCGAATTACACACCAGGAG GTGGACAGCAGAGACTGGGCCCTCAATGAAAACACAATAGCCCTGGATGATGAAACAGTCATAGATGTGCCGGAGCCTTACAACCATGCCACCAAGTATTGTGCCTCGCTGGGGCATAAGGCCAACCACTCCTTCACTCCTAATTGCATCTATGACCC GTTTGTTCATCCTCGTTTTGGGCCAGTCAAGTGTATACGCACCATCAGGGCTGTGGAGAAGGATGAAGAACTAACAGTGGCTTATGGATATGATCACAATCCCATCGGGCAGAATGGGCCAGAAGCACCAGAATGGTACCAGGTGGAACTGAAAGCCTTCCAGGCTGCCCAGCAGAAGTGA